In the Sarcophilus harrisii chromosome 1, mSarHar1.11, whole genome shotgun sequence genome, one interval contains:
- the TSSK2 gene encoding testis-specific serine/threonine-protein kinase 2, whose protein sequence is MDDATVLRKKGYIVGINLGKGSYAKVKSAYSERLKFNVAVKIIDRKKTPTDFVERFLPREMDILATVNHRSIIKTYEIFETSDGRIYIVMELGVQGDLLEFIKCRGALHEDVARKMFRQLSSAVKYCHDLDVVHRDLKCENLLLDKDFNIKLSDFGFSKRCIRDGNGRIILSKTFCGSAAYAAPEVLQGIPYQPKVYDIWSLGVILYIMVCGAMPYDDSDIKKMLRIQKEHRVDFPRSKNLTGECKDLIYRILQPDVNRRLHIDEILSHTWMQPPKPRVTPSASFKREGEGKYRSEYKQLDSRTAAKQEHRPDHKLGAKTQHRLLVVPENEETKPEERVAETSKTKDHPPGSEVGKAHG, encoded by the coding sequence ATGGACGATGCCACAGTCCTAAGGAAGAAGGGTTACATCGTTGGGATCAATTTGGGGAAAGGCTCTTATGCTAAAGTGAAATCTGCTTACTCTGAGCGCCTGAAATTCAATGTGGCGGTCAAGATCATCGACCGCAAAAAAACACCCACTGACTTTGTGGAGCGGTTCCTGCCCCGGGAGATGGACATCTTAGCTACGGTCAACCATCGCTCCATCATCAAGACCTACGAGATCTTCGAAACGTCCGATGGAAGGATCTACATCGTCATGGAGCTTGGGGTCCAAGGGGACCTCCTGGAGTTCATTAAATGCCGGGGCGCCCTGCACGAGGACGTGGCTCGCAAGATGTTCCGCCAGCTCTCCTCGGCCGTCAAGTACTGCCACGACCTGGACGTCGTCCACCGCGACCTCAAGTGCGAGAACCTCCTGCTTGACAAAGACTTCAACATCAAGCTGTCGGACTTCGGGTTCTCCAAGCGCTGCATACGGGATGGCAACGGGAGAATCATCCTCAGCAAGACCTTCTGCGGGTCGGCGGCCTACGCGGCCCCCGAGGTGCTCCAGGGCATCCCCTACCAGCCCAAGGTGTACGACATCTGGAGCCTGGGCGTGATTCTCTACATCATGGTCTGCGGCGCCATGCCGTACGACGACTCCGACATCAAGAAGATGCTGCGCATCCAGAAGGAGCACCGCGTGGACTTCCCCCGCTCCAAGAACCTGACGGGCGAGTGCAAGGACCTCATCTACCGCATCCTACAGCCCGACGTCAATCGGCGGCTGCACATCGACGAGATCCTCAGCCACACCTGGATGCAGCCACCCAAGCCCAGAGTCACACCCTCAGCCTCCTTCaagcgggagggggaggggaagtacAGGTCTGAGTATAAGCAGCTGGACTCGAGGACGGCCGCCAAGCAGGAACACAGACCCGATCACAAGCTGGGAGCCAAGACTCAGCACAGGCTGCTGGTGGTCCCCGAGAACGAGGAGACCAAGCCTGAAGAACGGGTGGCTGAGACGTCCAAGACCAAAGACCATCCGCCAGGATCTGAGGTGGGGAAAGCTCATGGCTAA